From a region of the Cucumis sativus cultivar 9930 chromosome 6, Cucumber_9930_V3, whole genome shotgun sequence genome:
- the LOC101208066 gene encoding uncharacterized protein LOC101208066: protein MFTDLKLFIPNQRSSDHHTMVFFCFMVDQKRKVRRSRPAPGICARCGGGASVADMKTAVRFCHVPFYWKSWRALICTFCGSVLRSYR from the coding sequence ATGTTCACTGACCTCAAGCTTTTCATTCCCAACCAACGAAGCTCCGACCACCACACCATGgttttcttttgctttatgGTGGATCAGAAGCGGAAGGTGCGCCGAAGTAGGCCGGCCCCTGGAATTTGCGCCAGATGCGGTGGAGGAGCCAGCGTTGCCGATATGAAAACCGCTGTTAGATTCTGTCATGTTCCATTTTATTGGAAATCTTGGAGAGCCCTCATCTGTACCTTTTGTGGATCTGTTCTTCGATCTTATcgctaa
- the LOC101210512 gene encoding transcriptional elongation regulator MINIYO produces the protein MEKKTQSCRRSQSNSSARAKVFGTNSLHLSEDDSTRLVGGIVEKGISDTEQSTPFVSLPPPRPSVLPFPVARHRSHGPHWESLTSKKGGDSIKADRQKYGEEDETMMVADSIANFANPIQRKKKSSLDFGRWREAASDHNHGAAKREEKELQSLAKTESLMRSGEANSCTDVMSCRPFSAHVLPSLMESEHSSSDFVNDSTGNKTNSAGFELKGLDKQHLPENLQDVRDQWGDISESEVNESMQLDGTSLRDMGTGHHLNSEMTPRFQSNIKGDDAFLTLKRQIDAENLARMQKMSPEEIAEAQAEIVEKMSPALVKALKMRGVGKLKQGSSKPHVSSNYELGNLQKESTIDRSGSLNKENGVTSVQTTLKDTKSGLQDVSVQKFDSRSSIWNAWNERVEAVRSLRFSLEGNLVESYSFQQSENVHGYSTENVASRDFLRTEGDPSAAGYTIKEAVALTRSVIPGQRVLGLHLISNVLDKALLNTHLTQVGSTMIKNRRSVDYNAIWAYILGPEPELALSLRMCLDDNHNSVVLACAEVIQSVLSCNLNESFFDSLEKTSTYEKDLYTAAVFRSKPEINVGFLQGGFWKYSAKPSNILPITEGFGNVEDGEKHTIQDDIVVAQQDIAAGLVRMGILPRLLYILEADPSVALEECILSILVAIARHSPICAQAIMKCDRLVELIVQRFTMSEKIDILSLKIKSVVLLKVLARSDRQNCIVFVKNGTFQTIIWHLYHCTSSIDQWVKSGKEKCKLSSTLMVEQLRLWKVCIQYGYCVSYFSDIFPSLCLWLNPPNFEKLIENNVLREFTTISMEAYHVLEALARRLPNFFSEKYLDSREPGLAGNESEAWSWSCAVPMVDLAIKWLGSKNDPFISKFFLSRKGIKNDFVFEGISLAPLLWVYSAILKMLSRVVERIIPQDIMTQIGSDQIVPWIPEFILQVGLEIIKNGFLSFADASDMNPKTSLSGGNSFVEDLCFWREHGEFEMSLASVCCLHGLILSIVNIDRLILLANTESQAYPPKYVNSSREGEILRVGMFKTSLMEQRSMLDLFTKKIALECDSLQLIETFGRGGPAPGVGIGWGVSGGGYWSLAVLLAQNDSAFLMSLVEAFHTIPTLNELTAQESLTFQSINSALAVCLVLGPRDIGLIEKTMEFFIQAPILYNFNLYIQRFIQLNGKLKQFGWKYSEDDCLIFCRTLRSHYKDRWLTPKGSTSVKNKSNLSDRTFKSGRVSLDTIYEESDETNRMAQGCICLTVQWGYQRLPLPGHWFFSPISTICDSKHAGHQKSDAQSIMQESSDLLDVAKSGLFFILGIEAFSAFLPDDFPKPVLSVPLIWKLHSLSVVLLTGIGVLDDEKSRDVYEVLQDLYGQRINEAMSCRLPADIMENNAKHLLSQPENKKSNIEFLMFQSEIHDSYSILIETLVEQFSSVSYGDVLYGRQIVLYLHQCVESQTRLAAWNALNSARVFELLPPLEKCLADAEGYLQPIEDNEAILEAYVKSWVSGALDRSASRGSVAYLLSLHHLSSYIFHSYPVDNLLLRNKLSRSLLRDCSHKHHHKEMMMNLILYTKPSTHLIAGQKGVDTSIGRSDVEKRLEVLKEACEKNSSLLTVVEELGSSTKGKLSAM, from the exons ATGGAGAAGAAGACACAGAGCTGTAGAAGAAGCCAATCCAATAGCTCGGCTCGCGCAAAGGTATTTGGGACCAACTCTCTTCACCTAAGTGAGGACGATTCCACGCGATTAGTCGGTGGAATAGTTGAAAAAGGTATCTCCGACACCGAGCAAAGCACACCCTTTGTCTCACTTCCCCCTCCCAGACCTTCCGTTTTGCCGTTTCCGGTTGCTCGGCATCGGTCTCACGGTCCG CATTGGGAATCGTTAACTAGTAAAAAGGGTGGGGATAGTATCAAGGCTGACAGGCAGAAGTAtggggaagaagatgaaacaaTGATGGTGGCTGACTCTATAGCAAATTTTGCTAATCCAATacagaggaaaaagaaaagtagctTAGACTTTGGCCGGTGGAGAGAGGCTGCCTCAGACCACAATCATGGTGCAgcaaaaagagaggaaaaggaGCTTCAAAGCTTAGCAAAAACTGAAAGCCTAATGCGTTCTGGGGAAGCAAATAGCTGTACAGATGTTATGTCATGCAGACCCTTCTCGGCCCATGTGCTTCCTTCTCTTATGGAAAGTGAACATAGTTCATCTGACTTTGTAAATGATTCCACTGGAAACAAGACAAACAGCGCTGGTTTTGAATTGAAGGGGTTGGATAAACAACATCTTCCAGAGAATCTTCAAGATGTTCGTGATCAATGGGGAGATATTTCAGAGAGTGAAGTTAACGAGAGTATGCAACTGGATGGTACTTCATTGCGGGATATGGGGACAGGGCATCATTTGAATTCCGAAATGACTCCCCGCTTTCAGTCCAATATTAAGGGAGATGATGCATTCTTGACACTGAAACGCCAGATTGATGCAGAGAACCTAGCAAGGATGCAAAAAATGTCACCAGAAGAGATTGCTGAAGCACAGGCTGAGATTGTGGAGAAGATGAGCCCAGCACTAGTGAAAGCCCTGAAAATGAGGGGTGTGGGAAAATTGAAGCAGGGCTCATCAAAACCCCATGTGAGCAGTAATTATGAGTTGGGTAATCTACAAAAAGAGAGTACAATTGATAGAAGTGGTTCTCTTAACAAAGAGAATGGTGTAACGTCTGTACAGACAACCTTAAAGGATACAAAGAGTGGTCTTCAGGATGTTTCAGTGCAGAAATTTGATTCACGTAGCAGTATATGGAATGCATGGAATGAAAGGGTTGAAGCTGTAAGGTCGTTAAGGTTTTCCCTGGAAGGCAATCTAGTTGAAAGCTATTCTTTCCAACAGTCAGAGAATG TTCATGGGTACAGCACTGAGAATGTTGCTTCACGAGATTTTCTTCGAACTGAGGGGGATCCAAGTGCTGCAGGTTACACAATTAAAGAAGCTGTGGCACTGACAAGGAGTGTG ATACCAGGTCAACGTGTCCTTGGGTTGCATCTCATTTCAAATGTGCTTGACAAAGCATTGCTTAATACACACCTAACACAAGTTGGGTCCACAATGATTAAAAATAGGCGCTCTGTTGATTACAATGCAATTTGGGCTTATATTCTTGGCCCTGAACCAGAGCTTGCTTTATCCCTGAG GATGTGCCTGGACGATAATCACAACTCTGTCGTTCTAGCTTGTGCTGAAGTTATTCAGAGTGTATTGAGCTGTAATTTGAACGAGTCCTTCTTTGATAGCCTAGAG AAAACATCAACTTATGAAAAAGATCTCTACACTGCTGCTGTATTTCGAAGTAAACCAGAGATCAATGTTGGTTTCCTCCAAGGTGGATTTTGGAAGTATAGTGCTAAACCTTCTAATATTCTTCCTATTACCGAAGGTTTTGGAAATGTTGAAGATGGGGAGAAACATACAATCCAGGATGATATTGTGGTTGCACAACAAGATATTGCAGCAGGTCTGGTTCGAATGGGAATTCTTCCTAGGCTCCTCTATATTCTAGAG GCAGATCCTTCAGTAGCTTTAGAAGAATGCATCCTTTCGATACTTGTTGCAATAGCAAGGCATTCCCCAATATGTGCCCAAGCAATCATGAAATGCGACAGGCTTGTTGAGTTGATTGTCCAGAGATTTACAATGAGCGAGAAAATAGATATTCTCTCCTTAAAGATTAAATCGGTTGTTCTTTTGAAG GTTTTAGCTCGTTCAGACAGGCAGAACTGTATTGTATTTGTGAAAAATGGTACTTTTCAAACCATTATATGGCATTTGTATCACTGTACTTCCTCCATCGACCAATGGGTCAAGTCAGGGAAGGAAAAGTGTAAACTTTCATCAACTTTGATGGTCGAACAATTAAGGCTGTGGAAGGTTTGCATTCAGTATGGATATTGTGTATCTTACTTCTCTGATATTTTCCCTTCCTTGTGCTTATGGTTGAACCcaccaaattttgaaaaacttataGAGAATAATGTCCTGCGTGAATTTACAACCATTTCTATGGAGGCATACCATGTTTTAGAGGCTTTGGCAAGAAGacttccaaattttttttcagaGAAATATTTAGACAGTCGAGAACCAGGACTTGCTGGTAATGAATCTGAAGCTTGGTCCTGGAGTTGTGCTGTTCCAATGGTTGATTTAGCTATAAAATGGTTAGGTTCAAAAAATGATCCATTTATATCCAAATTCTTTTTGTCACGAAAAGGGATTAAGAATGACTTTGTGTTTGAAGGAATATCACTGGCGCCATTGTTGTGGGTTTATTCTGCTATCTTGAAGATGCTATCTCGAGTGGTTGAAAGGATCATCCCGCAGGACATCATGACCCAGATTGGAAGTGATCAGATTGTGCCTTGGATACCAGAGTTTATTCTACAAGTTGGACTTGAGATAATTAAGAATGGCTTTCTAAGCTTTGCAGATGCATCGGATATGAATCCCAAAACCAGTCTCTCTGGAGGTAACTCTTTTGTAGAGGATCTTTGCTTTTGGAGAGAACACGGTGAATTTGAAATGTCTCTGGCTTCTGTATGTTGTCTTCATGGGTTGATACTGAGTATTGTGAATATTGACCGTCTGATTCTGTTAGCTAACACTGAAAGCCAGGCTTATCCTCCCAAATATGTTAATTCCTCAAGGGAAGGGGAAATTTTAAGGGTTGGGATGTTTAAGACGTCCCTCATGGAACAGAGAAGCATGCTTGACCTTTTCACTAAGAAAATTGCTTTGGAGTGTGATTCTCTGCAGTTAATAGAGACCTTTGGCAGAGGGGGCCCTGCACCTGGGGTAGGAATTGGTTGGGGTGTGTCTGGTGGTGGATATTGGTCCCTGGCTGTTTTATTAGCACAAAATGATTCAGCATTTCTCATGTCCCTCGTTGAAGCATTTCACACCATTCCAACTTTAAATGAACTAACTGCTCAAGAATCCTTGACTTTCCAAAGCATAAATTCTGCCTTGGCTGTATGCTTGGTTCTTGGGCCAAGAGATATAGGATTGATTGAGAAAACTATGGAATTTTTTATCCAAGCTcctattttgtataatttcaaTCTTTATATTCAGAGGTTTATCCAACTCAATGGAAAGCTGAAGCAATTTGGCTGGAAGTACAGTGAAGATGACTGCTTGATCTTTTGTAGAACATTACGTTCTCACTACAAGGATAGGTGGTTAACGCCAAAGGGATCCACATCCGTGAAGAATAAGAGCAACTTAAGTGACAGAACATTCAAGAGTGGCAGAGTATCTTTGGATACAATATACGAAGAGTCAGATGAGACAAATAGGATGGCCCAAGGCTGTATTTGTTTGACAGTACAGTGGGGTTACCAAAGACTTCCACTTCCTGGGCATTGGTTTTTCAGTCCAATTTCAACTATCTGTGATAGTAAGCATGCTGGTCATCAAAAATCTGATGCTCAAAGTATTATGCAGGAATCTAGTGATTTGCTTGATGTTGCTAAGAGTGGGCTCTTCTTTATTTTAGGCATTGAAGCATTTTCTGCCTTTCTACCCGATGATTTCCCTAAACCTGTCCTGAGTGTGCCACTGATTTGGAAATTGCATTCCTTATCTGTTGTTTTACTCACTGGTATTGGAGTCTTGGATGATGAGAAGAGTAGAGATGTTTATGAGGTTTTGCAAGACCTCTATGGTCAGCGTATTAACGAAGCTATGTCCTGTAGACTTCCTGCAGATATCATGGAGAATAATGCAAAACATTTACTATCACAACCGGAAAATAAGAAGAGCAATATAGAGTTCCTAATGTTTCAATCCGAGATCCATGATAGTTACTCAATACTTATTGAAACTCTAGTGGAGCAGTTCTCCTCTGTATCCTATGGTGACGTACTATATGGTCGGCAAATTGTACTATATCTTCACCAATGTGTTGAATCTCAAACACGACTTGCTGCTTGGAATGCACTAAATAGTGCTCGCGTTTTTGAACTTCTTCCACCTCTTGAAAAGTGCTTAGCTGACGCCGAAGGGTATCTACAACCAATTGAG GATAACGAAGCCATTTTGGAAGCTTATGTGAAATCATGGGTTTCAGGTGCCCTTGACAGATCTGCAAGTAGAGGTTCAGTAGCCTATTTACTATCTCTGCACCACCTCTCATCCTACATATTCCATTCTTACCCAGTCGACAACTTGTTGCTTCGGAACAAGCTCTCAAGGTCTCTTTTGCGAGACTGCTCCCACAAGCATCACCACAAG GAAATGATGATGAATCTTATCTTATATACCAAACCATCAACCCATCTTATTGCTGGACAAAAGGGTGTTGACACATCAATTGGAAGGAGCGATGTAGAAAAAAGGCTTGAGGTGTTGAAGGAAGCTTGTGAAAAGAATTCCTCTCTTTTGACAGTAGTTGAAGAGCTCGGTTCTTCTACAAAAGGAAAACTGTCT